A single Parabacteroides timonensis DNA region contains:
- a CDS encoding fimbrillin family protein, with translation MRNLLLFITLISCLAGCSNEGNIVAIESISAKEKPLRIITRILTTKSANFVQEFKDGSEIGLLITRENDGGLYDEDSDYINVKAKASLISNKISWQQTPEVSLNFDPATVYAYYPYQSQMRLSAASIPVKLSSDATQTPDYMYGTHAVGQKIVNSISPVVILNMNHALSLISFQINLQEGEYKDYQLSAIQVGNKAGGSTLICRGMMDIRTGEITGTAGCKTSTRLNLEEAVTLTKEFCDPQHIRVFPTSGPIAEGDIEALFTINGSSYKYKIPAQTVWEKGHKYLYKLTLSGEALTLKEVSVTDWIQGNGKDATSSIM, from the coding sequence ATGAGAAATTTATTACTATTTATTACACTGATTTCCTGTTTGGCGGGTTGCTCTAACGAAGGCAATATCGTAGCCATTGAGAGTATTAGCGCAAAAGAAAAACCATTAAGAATTATTACACGTATTTTAACTACTAAGTCTGCGAATTTCGTGCAAGAATTCAAAGACGGATCGGAAATAGGGCTACTGATCACCCGCGAAAATGACGGTGGCTTATATGATGAGGATAGTGATTATATAAATGTAAAAGCGAAAGCAAGTTTAATTAGTAATAAAATCTCCTGGCAACAAACGCCGGAAGTCTCCCTTAACTTCGACCCGGCCACCGTGTATGCCTATTATCCATATCAGTCGCAAATGAGACTGAGTGCAGCCAGTATTCCTGTAAAGTTATCATCGGATGCAACTCAAACTCCCGACTATATGTATGGCACACACGCCGTTGGTCAGAAAATAGTGAACAGTATTTCACCTGTGGTGATTCTGAATATGAACCATGCTTTGTCTCTTATCTCCTTTCAAATCAACTTGCAGGAAGGAGAATACAAAGATTATCAGCTAAGTGCCATCCAGGTTGGTAACAAGGCTGGAGGAAGTACACTGATTTGTAGAGGCATGATGGATATCAGAACCGGCGAAATTACCGGAACAGCAGGTTGCAAGACCTCTACCCGGTTGAACCTTGAGGAAGCTGTTACACTGACGAAAGAGTTTTGTGATCCGCAGCATATCAGGGTATTCCCGACATCGGGGCCCATAGCTGAAGGAGACATTGAAGCCCTCTTTACAATAAATGGAAGTTCATATAAATATAAAATTCCCGCTCAAACAGTTTGGGAAAAAGGACATAAATATCTCTACAAATTAACTCTCAGCGGAGAGGCTCTTACATTGAAAGAGGTATCCGTTACCGACTGGATACAGGGTAATGGTAAAGATGCTACAAGCAGCATTATGTAA
- a CDS encoding glycoside hydrolase family 130 protein, whose translation MLRNILIRIFVVSFFTIFYVPTILCAQDAYKSWMIGPFEKSPFGINPILGPNFDSKFYCPMMDKEVRWEARAIIGGGVVVKDNKVCMIYQGEDDTQGYHLHTTASPGIMRMGLAESCDGFDFIRRGPFLYPQKDQFSDWEKMGGCEIPRLIESPEGGYVLIYNGWNKSIARLMVATSEDLINWKKHGSPFSKIHGKKYERLWSKSAAVITELKNGKLVAAKINGKYWMYWGENGLHMATSDNLIDWELVENSDGTLKTLLPQRPGKFDDRVIEGGMAVKTDKGIVIIYNTFRFKEEEEEGDHVLGSGLGQALVDINDPTKLLDRSEIPFLIPDREYEIQGAVNNVVFATGLAYFKGKWLLYHNGGDRVMCVAVCNE comes from the coding sequence ATGTTACGAAATATACTAATAAGAATATTTGTGGTATCCTTCTTTACTATCTTCTATGTACCAACTATTTTGTGTGCACAAGATGCATATAAAAGTTGGATGATCGGTCCGTTTGAAAAATCTCCCTTTGGTATCAACCCAATATTAGGACCCAATTTCGACAGTAAATTTTATTGTCCCATGATGGATAAAGAAGTAAGATGGGAGGCAAGAGCTATTATCGGAGGAGGAGTGGTAGTTAAGGATAATAAAGTCTGTATGATCTATCAGGGTGAAGATGATACTCAGGGATATCATTTACATACAACTGCAAGTCCAGGAATAATGCGGATGGGCCTTGCGGAAAGTTGTGATGGGTTCGATTTTATAAGACGAGGTCCCTTTTTATATCCGCAAAAAGATCAATTTTCAGATTGGGAGAAAATGGGAGGTTGTGAAATACCTCGTTTAATAGAATCGCCTGAAGGAGGATATGTTTTGATATATAATGGGTGGAATAAGTCTATAGCAAGACTGATGGTCGCTACGTCTGAAGATTTAATCAATTGGAAAAAACATGGTTCTCCCTTTTCTAAAATTCATGGGAAAAAGTATGAGCGGTTATGGTCAAAATCTGCAGCAGTGATCACAGAATTGAAAAATGGAAAATTAGTTGCTGCAAAGATTAATGGTAAATACTGGATGTATTGGGGAGAAAATGGTTTACATATGGCAACTTCTGATAATTTGATCGATTGGGAACTTGTGGAGAATTCGGATGGAACACTAAAAACTTTACTCCCCCAGCGTCCGGGAAAATTTGATGACCGTGTCATTGAAGGAGGTATGGCAGTCAAAACGGATAAAGGGATTGTAATCATATACAATACTTTTCGTTTTAAGGAAGAAGAAGAGGAAGGAGATCATGTACTTGGTTCCGGATTAGGTCAGGCACTTGTTGATATTAATGATCCGACTAAATTATTAGATCGTTCTGAGATCCCATTCCTTATACCTGATAGAGAATATGAAATCCAGGGAGCTGTCAATAATGTAGTGTTTGCTACAGGGCTTGCATACTTTAAGGGTAAATGGCTATTATATCATAATGGAGGAGACCGTGTGATGTGTGTTGCGGTATGCAATGAATAA
- a CDS encoding TonB-dependent receptor, which produces MKATTIFLIFFATGLFATETHSQVSKVSLDVTNANVRDVLREIEKQTDYLFIFNPNEVDLNRKTTLQIENKMVADVLSGIFKSTDVIYAIEGNNIMLMKRSDLLQQDKKPVTGTVTDEHGDPIIGANIVEKGTTNGIITDLNGNFTLNIAKNALIQISYIGYHSQEIRVTNQQALKIIMVEDTKALEEVVVIGYGTQKKADLTGSVANISAEKLTTQSNVNIGMALQGKIPGVDIVSQGGSPGSGTKVMIRGIGTLNNASPLYIVDGMYMDNIDHINPNDISSIDVLKDASSAAIYGSRAANGVVIITTKEGVNTEGKPIIDVSANWTVQTPNKYLDMLNAAEWAEVTTVARQAINKAPLEMAQDLANKPDNDWQKIMYRSALMQNYNASIKGGGNTYTYYTGLGYTNQDGIVVGTEYERFNVQFKSNYKKGIFSAGNNIVMSHNSHRPEHYESRGGLIGTVLQSVPTLEIYDETRKGGYGGIYGDVVNLSHPLGVMDRKIWDRYSETTRAYINLYAQLEFIPGLKYKINMTPDFQFDRNMEYQGVFQFGTGAPNVPNVSEGQGRSRNMLVENLLSFDQTFGDHKVSGLLGYSYQDYRYRYLGAKGKGMTEGLKEIDAATLDRTNSGYSRRSVLTSIIARAFYSYKNRYLITATLRRDGSSKFAKANRYGNFPSASVGWNIAEESFMENVGWINQLKLRGGYGVLGNQEIDNYQYTSTITTGINYPDGKGGLLQGAFPKDFANPTIKWEETAMTNVGIDFISFDNRLSLTADYYVKNTKDILLAVPIPISSGGANDPVRNAGEIHNKGFEFNLGWTDQPNKDLFYSVNFIGNIMKNEVAKMGTGNQVIWAGSTQQGISTCKTLVGYPIGGYWLIPYDGIFRNQQELDAYQKDGKLIQPGAKPGDARFKDTNNDGMINDDDRVYCGSPFPNFTMSVNGNIKYKNFDALIGIQAVFGNKIYNATRQTLEDVTKGSNFLHTVMDYWTPENIDATFPRLIWDDPNRNGRAESDRYLESGSYIRLRNIQVGYTFSPRLFNNLIQKARVYVNAENLFTISNYTGYSPDVNSEGNTSRGFDNFMYPTTRGYTLGLNVTF; this is translated from the coding sequence ATGAAAGCAACTACCATCTTTCTTATATTCTTCGCTACAGGTTTATTCGCAACGGAAACCCATTCGCAAGTGTCTAAAGTAAGTTTAGATGTCACGAATGCAAACGTTAGGGATGTATTGCGAGAAATAGAAAAACAAACAGATTATCTTTTCATTTTTAATCCCAATGAGGTAGATCTCAACCGGAAAACAACCCTGCAAATCGAAAATAAAATGGTAGCAGATGTTTTATCTGGTATTTTCAAGTCGACAGATGTGATCTATGCGATAGAAGGTAATAACATCATGCTCATGAAACGGTCTGATTTGCTTCAGCAGGATAAGAAGCCAGTTACCGGGACCGTCACCGATGAACATGGTGACCCGATTATCGGAGCTAATATCGTTGAAAAAGGAACTACAAATGGCATAATTACGGATTTGAATGGGAACTTTACTCTTAACATAGCCAAGAACGCATTGATACAGATATCTTACATCGGATATCATTCCCAAGAAATAAGAGTAACGAACCAGCAAGCCCTGAAGATCATAATGGTAGAAGATACTAAAGCTCTTGAGGAAGTAGTTGTTATCGGTTATGGAACACAAAAGAAAGCAGACCTTACCGGCTCCGTTGCTAATATAAGTGCGGAAAAACTTACGACACAAAGTAACGTAAATATCGGAATGGCATTGCAGGGTAAAATACCCGGGGTAGATATCGTTTCACAGGGAGGATCTCCTGGTTCCGGAACCAAAGTGATGATTAGAGGTATCGGTACTTTAAATAATGCTAGTCCATTATATATTGTCGATGGCATGTATATGGACAATATTGACCATATTAACCCTAATGATATATCTAGTATTGATGTATTGAAAGATGCTTCGTCCGCTGCTATTTATGGCTCTCGTGCTGCAAATGGCGTAGTAATTATTACGACCAAGGAAGGAGTAAACACGGAAGGTAAGCCCATTATTGATGTTTCTGCAAACTGGACTGTCCAAACTCCAAATAAATATCTGGATATGCTTAATGCTGCCGAGTGGGCAGAAGTTACGACAGTTGCCCGGCAGGCAATAAACAAAGCCCCATTGGAAATGGCACAAGATCTAGCGAATAAACCGGATAATGATTGGCAGAAAATTATGTATCGCTCCGCTTTAATGCAAAACTATAATGCATCTATTAAAGGAGGTGGTAATACATATACCTATTATACCGGACTTGGCTATACAAATCAGGACGGAATTGTGGTAGGAACAGAATACGAACGGTTTAATGTCCAGTTCAAATCAAACTATAAGAAAGGCATCTTTTCTGCAGGGAATAATATTGTCATGTCGCATAATTCTCACAGACCTGAACATTATGAGTCAAGAGGAGGACTAATTGGCACTGTTTTACAAAGTGTACCCACACTGGAGATATATGATGAAACCCGTAAAGGGGGATATGGCGGTATTTATGGTGATGTGGTAAATTTGTCACATCCATTAGGGGTTATGGACAGAAAAATCTGGGATCGGTATAGTGAAACGACCAGAGCTTACATTAATCTATATGCGCAATTGGAATTTATACCCGGATTGAAGTATAAAATAAATATGACTCCGGATTTCCAATTCGATAGAAATATGGAATATCAGGGAGTATTCCAATTTGGAACGGGAGCTCCTAATGTTCCTAATGTCTCTGAAGGACAAGGGCGATCGCGGAATATGTTAGTTGAAAATCTTTTATCTTTCGATCAGACGTTTGGAGATCATAAAGTGTCGGGACTGTTAGGTTATTCCTATCAGGATTATCGTTATCGCTATTTGGGAGCAAAAGGAAAAGGAATGACTGAAGGATTGAAAGAAATAGATGCGGCAACGTTAGACAGAACCAACAGTGGATATTCAAGAAGAAGTGTGCTTACATCTATTATTGCTCGCGCTTTTTATTCTTACAAGAACCGTTATCTCATTACGGCTACATTACGTCGTGATGGTTCATCAAAGTTTGCAAAAGCAAACCGGTATGGGAATTTTCCATCGGCATCAGTCGGTTGGAATATAGCAGAAGAAAGTTTTATGGAGAATGTTGGATGGATAAACCAATTGAAATTGCGCGGAGGTTACGGTGTCCTTGGTAATCAGGAAATCGATAATTATCAATATACTTCTACTATTACAACTGGTATCAATTACCCTGATGGTAAAGGAGGTCTATTACAAGGCGCATTCCCGAAAGACTTTGCTAATCCAACAATTAAATGGGAAGAAACGGCTATGACTAATGTGGGGATTGACTTCATTTCTTTTGATAATCGTTTGTCATTAACTGCTGATTATTATGTGAAGAACACAAAAGATATTTTATTAGCTGTTCCTATTCCTATTTCTTCAGGAGGAGCAAATGATCCAGTACGTAATGCCGGAGAGATTCACAATAAAGGATTTGAGTTTAATTTGGGTTGGACAGACCAACCCAATAAAGACCTATTCTACAGCGTGAATTTTATAGGTAATATTATGAAAAATGAAGTGGCCAAAATGGGAACAGGCAATCAAGTAATTTGGGCTGGTAGTACACAACAAGGTATTAGTACTTGTAAAACATTGGTTGGTTATCCGATTGGTGGATATTGGTTAATACCATATGACGGGATATTCCGGAATCAGCAGGAGCTCGATGCGTATCAAAAAGACGGCAAACTGATCCAACCTGGGGCCAAACCTGGAGATGCCCGATTTAAAGATACTAACAACGATGGAATGATCAATGACGATGATCGGGTGTATTGCGGAAGTCCTTTCCCGAATTTTACCATGTCGGTTAACGGAAATATCAAATATAAAAATTTTGATGCTCTGATTGGAATACAAGCCGTTTTCGGCAATAAAATTTATAATGCAACTCGTCAGACATTGGAAGATGTCACCAAAGGTTCGAACTTCCTGCATACTGTAATGGATTATTGGACTCCTGAAAATATAGATGCAACATTCCCACGCTTAATTTGGGATGATCCAAACCGTAATGGACGTGCTGAATCCGACCGTTACTTGGAAAGTGGATCTTATATTCGTTTACGTAATATACAAGTGGGGTATACTTTCTCTCCCCGTTTATTTAATAATCTGATCCAGAAAGCCAGAGTATATGTGAATGCGGAAAACTTATTTACGATATCAAATTACACTGGTTATTCACCGGATGTGAATTCTGAAGGAAATACATCTCGTGGATTTGATAATTTCATGTATCCAACTACCCGGGGATATACGTTAGGTTTGAATGTTACATTTTAA
- a CDS encoding RagB/SusD family nutrient uptake outer membrane protein: MKTYYKIIVLLLTILLVSCDSQLDQLNPNRATEATFWQTEEDFKLALTSCYTPLKNALNGGYYGTRGVMLRIARADEVEFRNDISEVYTVHRFTNSNTNGLVQGMFYQLYNALYRTNSIMQELEKKNFSTEFNNEVKGEALFIRGYYLFVLGKEFKDVPLRLTASQDPATFPLAKSSQKDVYDQAIKDLTEAASLLPMTNIPGKPTKGSAYGFLGKIYLYMEDWQLAKNMLEPLTKSPYSYKLMEDFSWNFDEEHENNAESLFELLIEDLGGDDIWGDGENVNSTQSNTRPIEYAAAEVGGWFEANPTQQMMDIFLKEKDKDGKVDYRARMSVAWNYEGCTYYMKPFQTVFKEKLDTYWILKYQNWQTQEIESNMLKSFINERALRYADILLMLAEAELELGNTAEAVGYINQIRARANLNPYSGELIKGAVKEDLIHQRAIEFFVEGERFYDLRRWGLLDKYIQSQDPGRYTNLSPKFYYFPIPAKELQTNELCTPSEGW, encoded by the coding sequence ATGAAAACATATTATAAAATAATAGTATTGTTACTTACAATTTTGCTAGTATCCTGTGATAGTCAGCTTGACCAGTTAAATCCTAATCGAGCTACGGAAGCAACTTTCTGGCAAACGGAAGAAGATTTTAAACTGGCACTTACTTCCTGTTATACCCCTCTGAAAAATGCATTGAATGGAGGATATTACGGTACACGTGGAGTGATGCTACGTATAGCACGGGCGGATGAGGTTGAATTCAGAAACGATATTTCAGAAGTATATACGGTTCATCGCTTTACTAATAGTAATACCAATGGATTGGTACAGGGGATGTTTTATCAATTATATAATGCCTTATACCGGACAAACTCTATTATGCAGGAATTAGAAAAGAAGAATTTCTCTACAGAGTTTAATAATGAAGTGAAAGGAGAGGCATTGTTCATTAGAGGTTATTATCTGTTTGTGCTGGGTAAGGAGTTTAAAGATGTGCCGTTACGCCTAACAGCCTCTCAGGATCCGGCAACTTTTCCATTGGCGAAATCATCTCAGAAAGACGTTTATGATCAGGCTATTAAGGATCTAACCGAAGCTGCTTCACTGTTACCTATGACTAATATTCCAGGTAAGCCCACCAAAGGTTCTGCGTATGGTTTTCTTGGGAAAATATATCTGTATATGGAAGATTGGCAATTGGCAAAAAATATGTTGGAGCCTTTAACAAAATCTCCTTATTCATATAAATTAATGGAAGACTTTAGTTGGAATTTTGATGAAGAACATGAAAATAATGCTGAAAGTTTGTTCGAACTTTTAATAGAGGATTTAGGAGGTGATGATATTTGGGGAGATGGCGAGAATGTAAATTCAACTCAGTCGAATACCCGTCCCATAGAATATGCAGCAGCAGAAGTGGGGGGGTGGTTTGAAGCAAATCCGACTCAACAGATGATGGATATTTTCTTGAAAGAGAAAGATAAAGATGGCAAAGTTGATTATCGGGCACGGATGTCGGTTGCATGGAATTATGAAGGATGCACTTATTATATGAAGCCTTTCCAGACTGTATTTAAAGAGAAATTGGATACCTATTGGATATTAAAATATCAGAATTGGCAAACTCAAGAAATTGAGTCAAATATGCTCAAGTCATTTATCAATGAAAGAGCCTTGCGATATGCAGATATTCTCTTAATGTTGGCAGAGGCTGAACTTGAATTAGGTAATACGGCTGAGGCTGTCGGTTATATCAATCAGATACGCGCTCGTGCTAACTTAAATCCGTATAGTGGGGAACTAATAAAAGGAGCAGTAAAAGAAGATCTAATCCACCAGCGGGCAATTGAATTTTTTGTGGAAGGAGAACGTTTCTATGATCTCCGTCGCTGGGGGTTGTTAGATAAATATATTCAGTCTCAGGATCCTGGGAGATATACCAATCTCAGCCCCAAGTTTTATTATTTCCCTATTCCGGCAAAAGAATTACAAACCAACGAGCTTTGTACGCCGAGCGAAGGTTGGTAA
- a CDS encoding cellulase family glycosylhydrolase produces the protein MKNKMNLIKTFSVVLILLIIFGSSPCYAQKSKAQINIDPSNVNYTLRGGMGASWHAISKDITQILPIENQKYIYPAREDAPRGSAHGGNPPVSHTDAWQQIKDHASWLGMDFVRVEISMRMYEPGYRLFDWDNEEMQALYNILDWCEENQADVFLQQMWSYVDWNNYPGVHPLFSAPRNLDEFAYGIATLLEYLTNEKGYTCIKYFCMTNEPAGGGVWGDWWSFGNSSEKHNTTYDAWKRLKEEFDGRGIAIPIAGPDWTHMAKFDRKHLSFAPYLGAFDIHSYQGVTPEGEANLKQWADWAHAQNKPFFLTEYGNMQYGYGGEHPGLKSFESALSNTEDVMRAFRSGTDGVNRWSFTNRGDLDGQFQLIATFDRQKKIYLTEILPENGTYYGFAMVSRFLSKYSSVVSSSTNQPDSVLMSLSVLSPQGELSIFILNLSDETIETDLNIKSLPKKQMNIYQVTKELVSQPIFELNPIQSFNSKKKQLTLPPKSITTVSSYYLENKDKGITFK, from the coding sequence ATGAAAAATAAAATGAATTTAATAAAAACGTTTTCGGTTGTTTTAATATTATTGATAATCTTTGGGAGTTCCCCTTGTTATGCACAAAAAAGCAAAGCGCAGATAAATATTGATCCTTCCAATGTTAATTATACGCTAAGAGGTGGGATGGGAGCTTCCTGGCATGCTATCAGTAAAGATATAACGCAAATACTACCTATTGAGAATCAAAAATATATTTATCCTGCAAGAGAAGACGCTCCTCGTGGTAGTGCTCATGGCGGTAATCCTCCAGTTTCTCATACCGATGCTTGGCAACAAATAAAAGACCATGCCTCATGGCTGGGAATGGACTTCGTCAGAGTAGAGATTAGTATGCGGATGTATGAACCAGGTTACCGCTTGTTCGATTGGGATAATGAAGAAATGCAGGCTTTATATAACATCCTCGATTGGTGTGAAGAGAATCAGGCGGACGTTTTCCTACAACAAATGTGGAGTTATGTCGATTGGAACAATTACCCGGGAGTACACCCTCTATTTAGCGCTCCACGTAATCTGGATGAATTCGCTTATGGTATTGCCACACTGTTGGAATATTTGACTAATGAAAAAGGATATACTTGTATTAAATACTTTTGTATGACCAACGAACCTGCCGGCGGTGGTGTATGGGGCGACTGGTGGTCGTTTGGTAACAGTAGTGAGAAACATAATACAACATATGACGCTTGGAAAAGATTGAAAGAAGAATTTGACGGTCGTGGAATTGCTATTCCTATCGCAGGACCTGACTGGACACACATGGCAAAATTTGATAGGAAACACCTTAGTTTTGCTCCTTATCTAGGTGCTTTTGATATTCATTCCTACCAAGGTGTAACCCCTGAAGGGGAGGCAAACCTGAAGCAATGGGCAGATTGGGCCCATGCTCAGAACAAACCTTTCTTTCTTACAGAATATGGTAATATGCAGTATGGTTATGGTGGTGAACATCCGGGCCTGAAGTCTTTTGAATCAGCTTTGTCGAATACCGAAGATGTGATGAGAGCTTTCCGTTCCGGAACAGATGGTGTAAATCGCTGGAGCTTCACAAACCGGGGAGATTTGGATGGTCAATTCCAACTTATAGCAACCTTTGACAGGCAGAAAAAGATATATCTCACTGAAATATTACCTGAAAACGGTACATATTATGGTTTTGCAATGGTATCACGTTTTTTATCGAAGTATTCGTCAGTTGTTTCTTCTTCAACAAATCAACCGGACAGTGTCCTGATGTCTCTGTCAGTATTAAGTCCTCAAGGTGAATTAAGCATTTTTATATTGAATCTGAGTGATGAAACCATAGAAACTGATCTGAATATTAAATCTTTGCCTAAAAAGCAGATGAATATTTATCAAGTTACAAAAGAATTGGTAAGCCAACCGATATTTGAGCTAAATCCGATTCAAAGTTTTAATTCTAAGAAAAAGCAGTTAACCTTGCCACCTAAAAGTATTACTACAGTGAGTAGCTATTATTTAGAAAATAAAGATAAAGGTATTACTTTTAAATAG
- a CDS encoding glycoside hydrolase family 15 protein, with amino-acid sequence MNKYKIFKNNKNRMRLKMLFALLCFSVVCNAQQQFIDKAFFLGRDYYVLRSGRAKMVLQADKSNLGPAFTYTLFDAENTAQTHHKRKAFNYIEERGFAHSALEVVLANYPLTALGTQLVTSWVVEDNIPSVQADWWASGVKVREVIRPATLNGLFKRTITLDPVGLMGIDTAYIRLSLPEKSILKDEHSILWMDDKASMVVSSASTLEYQVSTADGKLEIGPIILVPGEKREIITYLLLDVFRKSPQTLLAEASSIENIIAKEHQLLVDRWRNSNTIDTEDTLVRHTHDVARYILPAYVSDQGQLDASLFEYGAQWVRDASNTALGMIHIGEFELARAMLDFMLKKMINEEGVTMIGNAYDDPDREQFDQMGEFMHVMKCYLDWTGDSSLLTQNKQKLITMIERPLHPSFRDETGMVHNRREFWERTFDDAYELAYQTWVIIGLRCGADVAKYLGAEKKTDTWRAEADRIQQAMLAHPTKRLIDKGYLIKRRNTNGEVVSLVDYVGSAYPDSPVTLEKYHSIMPDATMASPISLRVVDPSSELAKNTLDELEELWNSRWSFGGYERYNSSSQLDQPGPWTFATTFIMRAQHEAGLLDRSRRSLNWLAKIDGGHTGAWREAIPIIRNESLPAGLIAWTTSEISYFMIHHMLGISFEENAMIIKPVLFSESAPLKADLRYRDSRFQLDIDGAGTISHALINGKKVLPDKLGRIIVPINFTSGEIQIITNK; translated from the coding sequence ATGAATAAATACAAAATCTTTAAAAATAATAAGAATCGTATGAGATTAAAGATGTTATTTGCATTACTCTGTTTTTCAGTTGTGTGCAATGCACAACAACAATTTATTGATAAAGCTTTTTTTTTAGGGCGAGATTATTACGTATTACGAAGTGGGCGGGCGAAAATGGTGCTTCAGGCTGATAAAAGCAATTTAGGACCAGCCTTTACCTATACGCTTTTTGATGCTGAAAATACAGCTCAGACCCATCATAAAAGAAAGGCATTTAACTATATAGAAGAAAGAGGATTTGCACACTCCGCGTTAGAGGTTGTTTTGGCCAATTATCCTTTGACTGCATTAGGTACACAATTGGTTACAAGCTGGGTAGTGGAAGATAATATTCCATCTGTTCAAGCGGATTGGTGGGCAAGTGGAGTAAAAGTACGAGAAGTAATTCGACCGGCAACATTGAATGGTTTATTTAAGCGAACGATAACTCTTGATCCGGTGGGTCTTATGGGAATTGACACTGCATATATCCGCCTTTCTTTACCGGAAAAGAGTATTTTGAAAGATGAACATTCCATATTGTGGATGGATGACAAAGCTAGTATGGTGGTTTCTTCTGCTTCTACCTTAGAATATCAAGTATCTACAGCAGACGGTAAATTAGAGATTGGACCTATTATTCTAGTACCTGGAGAGAAAAGAGAAATTATAACTTATTTATTACTTGATGTTTTTAGAAAGAGTCCGCAAACTTTATTAGCTGAAGCATCTTCTATCGAGAATATAATAGCCAAAGAACATCAATTGTTAGTAGATCGTTGGCGTAATTCAAACACGATTGATACGGAAGATACTTTGGTACGACATACACATGATGTTGCTCGCTATATATTACCGGCTTATGTATCTGATCAGGGACAATTGGATGCTAGTCTTTTTGAGTATGGCGCTCAATGGGTTCGTGATGCTTCTAATACAGCTTTGGGGATGATTCATATAGGAGAATTTGAGCTTGCCCGTGCAATGCTTGATTTCATGCTCAAAAAGATGATTAATGAGGAGGGTGTTACGATGATTGGAAACGCATATGATGATCCCGACCGGGAACAGTTTGATCAGATGGGAGAATTTATGCATGTAATGAAATGTTACTTAGATTGGACGGGAGATTCCTCTTTACTTACTCAGAATAAACAGAAATTAATAACGATGATCGAACGTCCTTTACATCCTTCTTTTCGGGATGAAACAGGAATGGTACATAATCGTCGTGAGTTTTGGGAAAGAACTTTTGATGATGCTTATGAGTTAGCTTATCAAACCTGGGTAATTATCGGGCTACGATGCGGTGCGGATGTCGCTAAGTATCTGGGAGCGGAAAAGAAAACAGATACCTGGCGGGCGGAAGCAGATAGAATACAGCAAGCTATGCTGGCGCATCCCACAAAGCGTTTGATTGATAAAGGATATTTAATAAAACGACGTAATACTAATGGCGAGGTTGTATCTTTAGTAGATTATGTAGGTAGTGCTTATCCGGATTCTCCTGTTACATTGGAAAAATATCATAGTATAATGCCGGATGCTACTATGGCATCACCGATTTCATTACGGGTGGTTGATCCTTCTTCCGAATTAGCTAAAAACACACTTGATGAATTGGAAGAATTATGGAATAGCCGGTGGTCATTCGGTGGATATGAGCGCTATAATTCCAGTTCCCAGCTTGACCAACCCGGACCCTGGACATTTGCCACTACATTTATCATGCGTGCTCAACATGAGGCCGGCTTATTGGATCGGAGCCGACGTTCACTTAATTGGCTGGCAAAAATTGACGGAGGACATACTGGTGCCTGGAGGGAAGCTATACCTATTATCAGGAACGAGAGCCTCCCTGCTGGTCTAATTGCATGGACCACATCTGAAATCTCATATTTTATGATTCATCATATGTTGGGTATTTCATTTGAGGAAAATGCCATGATAATTAAGCCTGTTCTGTTCTCGGAAAGTGCTCCACTAAAGGCAGATCTTCGTTATCGGGATAGTCGGTTCCAATTAGATATAGATGGAGCTGGCACTATATCACATGCATTAATCAACGGGAAGAAAGTATTACCTGATAAATTGGGTCGTATTATAGTTCCTATAAATTTTACTTCTGGAGAGATTCAGATTATTACGAATAAATGA